The Sulfolobus acidocaldarius DSM 639 genome has a window encoding:
- a CDS encoding MBL fold metallo-hydrolase, whose translation MIIRLQNNVYAIKGVYYIYLLAIDNKNLLIIDSSNGEDTGIVLDGILEIKSKTNYNPSFLVLTSCKKEVAGGAAKISSFLNIPILASHIDASSIRKGMCLDEEYEPADVSIEIKDIKVLINGLNNLTFLRAKTPSKGSLVIKYNNTLFSGATKISGIAEKIGYVCNAFEFSKVEEDWFLRRRKENEKALEYK comes from the coding sequence ATGATTATTAGACTACAGAATAATGTTTACGCTATAAAAGGAGTTTATTATATCTATCTGCTTGCAATAGATAATAAAAACCTTCTGATTATAGATTCAAGTAACGGTGAAGATACAGGAATAGTGTTAGATGGTATCCTTGAAATAAAGAGTAAAACGAATTACAACCCATCTTTTTTAGTACTTACCAGCTGTAAAAAAGAAGTTGCAGGAGGAGCTGCAAAAATTTCAAGCTTTTTGAACATACCTATACTCGCAAGTCACATAGATGCATCTAGTATTAGAAAAGGAATGTGCCTAGATGAGGAATACGAACCTGCAGATGTAAGTATTGAAATCAAAGACATAAAAGTATTGATAAATGGGCTTAATAACCTTACATTTCTTAGAGCTAAAACCCCCTCAAAAGGAAGTTTAGTAATAAAATATAATAACACTTTATTTTCAGGAGCAACAAAAATTAGTGGTATAGCAGAAAAGATTGGGTACGTTTGTAACGCCTTTGAATTTTCAAAGGTAGAAGAAGATTGGTTTTTACGGAGAAGAAAAGAGAATGAAAAAGCATTAGAATATAAATAA
- a CDS encoding phosphoribosyltransferase family protein has translation MVIYILNSQKDRELKIRLLVVNLLRELKNSYTYKELSSIFNIQESLLCRYVNGNTIPSESHSRDILDKIKSKEFLSKFLADKIIKYDDGFIDTSKMLFYPNLLKLLIEMFYHKYFGNRDEIDKIVTVAVNGIPFAAIASEAIAKPLIIIKKHKDSVHISYIDENIKESEGMITSIYLRKDFVYKGEKVLVVDDVIRSGKTIYSTFRLIQKADAKVIGALVLVGVGKEWSKISNTFNIPIIPIFSL, from the coding sequence GTGGTGATATATATTCTCAACTCTCAGAAGGACAGGGAACTAAAGATAAGACTACTAGTAGTGAATTTACTGAGAGAATTAAAGAACTCTTATACGTACAAAGAATTATCAAGTATCTTCAACATCCAAGAAAGTTTACTGTGTAGATATGTCAACGGAAATACCATACCAAGTGAGAGTCATTCAAGGGATATCCTTGATAAGATTAAGAGTAAGGAGTTCCTTTCCAAGTTTCTTGCAGACAAAATAATCAAATATGATGATGGATTTATTGATACCTCTAAAATGCTCTTTTACCCTAATCTATTAAAGCTTTTAATAGAAATGTTCTATCATAAATACTTCGGAAATAGAGACGAAATTGATAAAATTGTGACAGTAGCTGTAAACGGAATACCTTTCGCTGCAATAGCGTCGGAAGCTATAGCTAAGCCGTTAATAATAATAAAAAAACACAAAGATTCTGTTCACATCAGTTACATAGACGAGAATATTAAAGAATCGGAAGGAATGATTACTTCTATCTATTTAAGAAAAGATTTTGTATATAAAGGTGAGAAAGTGTTGGTTGTAGATGATGTAATAAGAAGTGGCAAAACAATATACTCAACATTTAGGTTAATCCAAAAAGCAGACGCAAAAGTAATAGGGGCGTTAGTATTAGTGGGTGTAGGAAAAGAATGGTCGAAAATAAGTAACACATTTAATATACCAATCATCCCTATCTTTTCACTATGA